Proteins encoded in a region of the Carassius carassius chromosome 49, fCarCar2.1, whole genome shotgun sequence genome:
- the LOC132132386 gene encoding trace amine-associated receptor 13c-like codes for MKGQKGEQNKLITGGDSHMAYDTEDYETQYCFPAINSSCIKGKRSRHEYNIIYVFVSVLSAWTVFLNLLVIISISHFKKLHTPTNLLILSLAVNDLLTGLIVIPVEGIKQIETCWYFGDTYCGLFVITVRLLLCTSLSTLVLIAIDRYVAVCHPLQYPLKITTTKTLICIYLCWFCCSVYNIEYVISNGYFNISHKTLCYGQCIVIISPVWRFTDLTFFFLFPCVVIITVYLRIFYVVQWQVKVINSLVKGGKCIVECSVKRKSESKAALTLGIIVTVYLLCWIPFYICSLTEITTFSSTTMTFLTWTLYVSCGLNPLIYALFYRWFKISVKYILTLRIFQPASSLMEIFIGCH; via the coding sequence ATGAAAGGACAGAAAGGAGAGCAGAACAAACTCATAACAGGAGGAGACTCGCACATGGCCTATGACACAGAGGATTATGAGACTCAATACTGCTTTCCTGCCATCAACTCATCATGCATCAAGGGAAAACGTTCCAGACATGAATACAATATCATTTATGTGTTTGTATCAGTGTTATCAGCATGGACTGTGTTTCTGAACCTGCTGGTGATCATCTCTATCTCTCACTTCAAGAAGCTTCATACTCCAACCAACCTGCTCATTCTCTCTCTGGCTGTTAATGACCTGCTCACTGGACTTATTGTGATACCTGTAGAGGGCATCAAACAAATTGAGACATGTTGGTACTTTGGAGACACTTACTGTGGTTTGTTTGTAATTACCGTTAGGCTGCTCCTTTGTACATCTCTTAGTACTTTAGTTTTAATTGCTATTGATCGTTATGTGGCTGTGTGTCACCCTTTACAGTACCCACTGAAAATAACAACTACTAAAACATTAATATGCATCTATCTCTGCTGGTTTTGCTGTTCAGTTTACAATATTGAGTATGTAATTAGTAACGGATATTTTAATATCTCACACAAAACATTGTGTTATGGCCAGTGTATTGTCATAATTAGTCCTGTTTGGAGATTTACTGATTTGaccttttttttcctgtttccTTGTGTTGTGATCATCACTGTATATTTAAGGATATTTTATGTTGTGCAATGGCAAGTAAAAGTTATAAACTCTCTAGTAAAGGGTGGTAAATGTATAGTGGAATGTTCAGTGAAGAGGAAATCTGAGAGCAAAGCTGCactgacattaggaatcattGTGACAGTTTATTTGCTTTGCTGGATTCCTTTCTATATCTGTTCGCTAACAGAAATCACCACATTCTCTTCAACTACAATGACATTTTTAACATGGACTTTGTATGTTAGCTGTGGTCTGAATCCCCTTATCTATGCTTTATTTTACCGCTGGTTTAAAATATCAGTTAAATACATTCTAACTCTTAGAATATTTCAGCCAGCATCCTCTCTGATGGAAATTTTTATAGGTTGTCATTAA